From a single Bacillus pseudomycoides DSM 12442 genomic region:
- a CDS encoding glucan-binding protein, whose product MKKAILPVLMSAMLVVPAVSHAEKQDNVKQTTAKAEQTMQKSGWVKEGDTWYFYDQKGMKKIGWLQDGGKWYYFDASGKMQTGPIEDGNNRFYLLEADGALHTNEGWVQYEGGWYYVLQGGNLHTGHLKYNGKTYFLSGYSNGRMQTGWIGEYRTASYYFEDGSMATGWNLIKNEWYYFNNEGISYNGWLSYNGSWYYFVAGKMQTGWVQDKDNWYYLNEDGTMKTGWIQDKGNWYYLDEDGRMSLKLKTINEKTYYFGYEGVMSTGWISFGKSDADAVWRYFIEDGSMATDWRKIEGNWYYFDNYGYMATGWKNINGKWYQFADNGVMI is encoded by the coding sequence ATGAAGAAAGCTATTTTACCAGTTTTAATGTCTGCAATGCTTGTAGTTCCTGCGGTATCACATGCTGAAAAACAAGATAATGTGAAACAGACCACTGCAAAGGCAGAACAGACAATGCAAAAAAGTGGTTGGGTAAAAGAGGGAGATACATGGTATTTCTATGATCAAAAAGGTATGAAGAAAATAGGTTGGCTACAAGATGGAGGAAAATGGTATTATTTTGATGCAAGCGGAAAAATGCAAACGGGTCCTATTGAAGATGGAAATAATAGATTTTACTTATTAGAAGCAGACGGTGCACTGCATACTAATGAAGGATGGGTTCAATATGAAGGAGGTTGGTATTACGTTCTCCAAGGCGGAAATCTACACACAGGTCATCTTAAATATAATGGTAAGACATATTTTTTAAGTGGATATAGTAATGGGAGAATGCAAACAGGTTGGATAGGAGAATACCGCACTGCTAGCTATTATTTTGAAGATGGATCCATGGCAACTGGGTGGAATTTAATTAAGAATGAGTGGTACTACTTTAATAACGAGGGTATTAGCTATAATGGCTGGTTAAGCTATAACGGAAGCTGGTATTACTTTGTTGCTGGAAAGATGCAAACAGGCTGGGTACAAGATAAAGATAATTGGTACTATCTAAATGAAGATGGCACGATGAAAACTGGCTGGATACAAGATAAAGGGAATTGGTATTACTTAGATGAAGATGGACGGATGTCTTTAAAGTTAAAAACTATTAATGAAAAGACATATTACTTTGGTTATGAAGGGGTTATGTCTACAGGATGGATAAGTTTTGGTAAATCCGATGCTGATGCAGTATGGCGTTATTTCATAGAAGATGGTTCTATGGCTACGGATTGGAGAAAAATTGAAGGTAACTGGTATTACTTTGATAACTATGGATATATGGCTACTGGATGGAAGAATATCAATGGAAAATGGTATCAATTTGCCGATAATGGCGTTATGATATAA
- a CDS encoding PAS domain-containing protein produces the protein MKNETLLQQYYPFVTFLSKVMGRNCEVVLHDLSRPESSVIAIENGHITGRKIGDAPTNLVLKVLQEKTYLTRDFIANYKAVNKDGKVFRSSSFFIKNDKKELVGILCVNADVAKMLKTSEPTIYRYLQKIKDENN, from the coding sequence ATGAAGAACGAAACATTATTACAGCAATACTATCCGTTCGTTACATTTCTATCGAAGGTAATGGGAAGAAATTGTGAAGTCGTATTGCACGATTTATCAAGGCCGGAAAGCTCTGTCATTGCTATTGAGAACGGGCATATAACTGGTCGTAAGATCGGGGACGCACCTACAAACTTAGTGTTAAAGGTACTTCAAGAAAAAACATATTTAACGCGTGATTTTATCGCTAATTACAAAGCAGTAAATAAGGATGGAAAGGTCTTTCGCTCCTCTAGCTTTTTCATTAAGAATGATAAGAAAGAGTTAGTGGGGATTCTATGTGTAAATGCTGATGTGGCGAAAATGTTAAAAACATCTGAGCCAACTATATACCGTTATTTACAGAAGATTAAAGATGAAAACAATTAA
- a CDS encoding serine dehydratase subunit alpha family protein, with protein sequence MNKNSILRVLEKELVVALGCTEPVSIALAAATARDYMKGDIQSIEVLASTNVIKNAMAVGIPGMKATGIDFVAALGVLAGDSKKDLEVLAGISEEDEEQAISLVEAGKVSVELADTSKKLYIEVKFTTDEGYARAIIQDNHTFIALVEANGELVYKNGCGNTHFATSEEERDELTIPEIYEFVTTVDVKELVLVKKSIELNRNVALDGLSNEYGLQVGKTLKANVLKGILSDDLTTHAMALAAAGSDARMAGSTMPVMANSGSGNQGIAVTMPVVAAGEKLNASEEELIRAVTLSHLLAIYIKNQFGRLSALCGVTVAGASASAAITYLLGGDIEKIKYAIQNTLGNVTGMICDGAKAGCAMKVATCSSAAVQSALLASQGMCISATDGFIEADVDKTIENFCRLGNEGSSNMDKIMLEMMINKRK encoded by the coding sequence GTGAACAAGAATAGTATATTACGTGTGTTAGAGAAAGAATTAGTCGTTGCTTTAGGGTGTACAGAGCCAGTGTCGATTGCGTTAGCCGCAGCTACTGCAAGAGATTATATGAAGGGCGACATACAGTCAATTGAAGTACTTGCAAGTACAAATGTCATTAAAAATGCAATGGCGGTTGGTATACCAGGAATGAAGGCTACTGGAATTGACTTTGTTGCTGCTTTAGGGGTGTTAGCAGGAGATAGCAAAAAAGATTTAGAAGTGTTAGCCGGAATCTCAGAAGAAGATGAAGAACAAGCAATCTCTTTAGTAGAAGCGGGGAAAGTGTCTGTAGAATTAGCAGATACGTCTAAAAAGCTATACATTGAAGTGAAGTTTACGACAGACGAGGGATATGCAAGGGCTATTATTCAGGATAATCACACATTTATCGCATTAGTAGAAGCGAATGGGGAGCTTGTTTATAAGAATGGATGCGGAAATACACACTTTGCCACTTCTGAAGAAGAACGTGATGAACTAACGATTCCAGAAATATATGAATTTGTTACGACTGTAGATGTAAAGGAATTGGTACTTGTAAAAAAGAGTATTGAACTGAATCGTAATGTGGCATTAGATGGTTTGTCGAATGAATATGGCTTACAAGTTGGAAAAACATTAAAGGCAAATGTATTGAAAGGAATTTTATCAGATGATTTAACAACTCATGCGATGGCATTAGCAGCTGCTGGTTCAGATGCACGTATGGCCGGTTCGACAATGCCAGTAATGGCTAACTCAGGAAGTGGTAATCAAGGGATTGCCGTAACGATGCCTGTGGTAGCCGCAGGTGAGAAATTAAATGCTTCGGAAGAAGAGCTAATTCGTGCTGTTACGTTAAGTCATTTATTAGCGATTTACATTAAAAATCAGTTTGGACGTTTGTCTGCACTTTGTGGTGTAACAGTTGCTGGTGCAAGTGCATCGGCTGCTATTACGTATTTATTAGGTGGAGATATTGAAAAGATAAAGTATGCAATCCAAAATACACTTGGAAATGTGACAGGGATGATTTGTGACGGAGCAAAAGCAGGATGTGCGATGAAGGTAGCAACTTGTTCAAGTGCAGCTGTACAATCTGCACTGCTAGCCTCACAAGGAATGTGTATCTCTGCTACAGATGGATTTATCGAAGCAGATGTTGATAAAACAATTGAGAACTTTTGCCGATTAGGAAATGAAGGTTCATCGAATATGGATAAGATCATGCTAGAGATGATGATTAATAAAAGAAAATAG
- a CDS encoding DNA translocase FtsK has translation MAKQKQRGTKSKARRTIKPTLYYEIVGLTLFALSIITILQLGIVGKSFVFFFRFFFGEWYIIGVLGVIALSIAFVIKRAWPNLLNKRLIGVYLIVLAIVMFSHITLFNLLSKEGTVENTSVIVSTKDLFFYEMKKGVVESVHLGGGMVGALMFATCYFLFDEVGAYIIGIILVILGILCITNKHIGEVLAPVGRILRSQFQGMQGDYKDWRSKRTAEQTEKKKTTRRTRSERFDSEEEITEPLEEIEIGPPIISNFTENYPVSEEKDKESEDEIANELIAPPSMAEEEIPSASKERTQKKRGEKIVESLEGETKALPMRFSNVENKDYKLPSIDILKFPKNKQVTNENEKIYENARKLERTFQSFGVKAKVTKVHKGPAVTKYEVYPDMGVKVSKIVSLSDDLALALAAKDIRIEAPIPGKSAVGIEVPNSEVSMVTLREVLDSKANNHPEEKLLIGLGRDITGEAVLARLNKMPHLLVAGATGSGKSVCINGIIVSILMRAKPHEVKLMMIDPKMVELNVYNGVPHLLTPVVTDPKKASQALKKVVSEMERRYELFAHSGTRNIEGYNEYIRHHNEQSEAKQPELPYIVVIVDELADLMMVASSDVEDAIMRLAQMARAAGIHLIIATQRPSVDVITGVIKANIPSRIAFAVSSQTDSRTILDGGGAEKLLGRGDMLFIPIGASKPVRVQGAFLSDDEVERVVEYVVGQQKAQYQEDMIPQDVPETRQEVEDELYDEAVQLVVEMQTASVSMLQRRFRVGYTRAARLIDAMEMNGVVGPYEGSKPREVLIKDIQEKSS, from the coding sequence ATGGCAAAACAAAAGCAAAGAGGGACGAAATCAAAAGCAAGACGTACGATAAAGCCAACTTTGTATTACGAAATCGTCGGATTGACTCTTTTTGCACTTTCAATCATTACAATTTTACAGCTAGGTATTGTAGGGAAATCGTTTGTTTTCTTCTTTCGCTTTTTCTTTGGTGAATGGTACATAATTGGTGTGCTTGGTGTGATTGCATTATCGATTGCATTTGTTATAAAGCGCGCATGGCCAAACCTTTTAAATAAACGGTTAATCGGTGTCTATTTAATTGTATTAGCAATAGTAATGTTTAGTCATATTACATTATTTAATTTGCTTTCAAAAGAAGGAACCGTAGAAAATACATCTGTGATTGTCAGTACAAAAGATTTATTTTTTTATGAGATGAAGAAAGGTGTAGTAGAGTCCGTTCACTTAGGCGGGGGGATGGTTGGTGCCCTTATGTTTGCTACATGCTACTTTTTGTTTGATGAAGTAGGAGCCTACATTATAGGTATCATTCTTGTTATTCTTGGTATACTTTGCATTACAAACAAACACATTGGGGAAGTGTTAGCCCCGGTTGGACGAATACTCAGAAGTCAATTTCAGGGGATGCAAGGGGATTACAAGGATTGGAGATCGAAACGTACTGCTGAACAAACAGAAAAGAAAAAAACGACAAGGCGTACGCGTAGTGAACGTTTTGATAGCGAAGAAGAAATTACTGAGCCGTTAGAAGAGATAGAAATTGGACCGCCAATTATTTCGAATTTTACAGAGAACTATCCAGTTAGTGAAGAAAAAGATAAGGAAAGTGAAGATGAGATTGCAAATGAGTTGATTGCGCCGCCTTCTATGGCAGAGGAAGAGATTCCATCTGCATCAAAAGAACGAACACAAAAGAAACGAGGAGAAAAAATTGTTGAATCTCTGGAAGGAGAAACAAAAGCTCTTCCAATGCGATTTTCAAATGTGGAAAACAAAGATTACAAGCTTCCTTCTATCGATATATTGAAGTTCCCAAAAAATAAACAGGTTACAAATGAAAATGAGAAAATTTATGAAAATGCTCGTAAGTTGGAACGTACTTTTCAAAGTTTTGGTGTAAAGGCAAAAGTAACGAAAGTGCATAAAGGACCTGCAGTTACGAAATATGAAGTGTATCCTGATATGGGAGTAAAGGTAAGTAAAATTGTTAGTTTGAGTGATGATTTAGCACTCGCATTAGCTGCGAAAGATATTCGTATTGAGGCCCCTATTCCTGGGAAATCCGCGGTAGGGATTGAAGTTCCAAATTCAGAGGTTTCTATGGTAACGCTTAGAGAAGTACTTGATTCGAAAGCGAATAATCATCCGGAAGAAAAGTTATTAATTGGTCTTGGGCGTGATATTACTGGTGAAGCAGTATTAGCACGTTTAAATAAGATGCCCCATCTATTAGTAGCTGGAGCGACTGGTAGTGGAAAGAGTGTATGTATTAATGGTATTATTGTTAGTATTTTAATGCGTGCCAAACCACATGAAGTCAAATTAATGATGATTGATCCGAAAATGGTAGAGTTGAACGTATATAATGGCGTTCCGCACTTATTAACACCTGTTGTAACGGATCCGAAAAAAGCATCACAAGCTTTGAAAAAAGTTGTGAGTGAGATGGAGCGTCGCTATGAATTATTTGCTCATAGCGGAACGCGTAACATTGAAGGATATAATGAATACATTAGACATCATAATGAACAATCAGAAGCAAAACAGCCTGAACTTCCATACATTGTTGTTATCGTGGACGAGTTGGCCGATTTAATGATGGTTGCTTCTTCAGATGTAGAAGATGCAATTATGCGCCTAGCACAGATGGCACGTGCTGCTGGTATTCATTTAATTATCGCGACGCAGCGCCCATCTGTTGATGTTATTACAGGTGTTATCAAAGCAAATATTCCATCACGTATTGCGTTTGCTGTGTCTTCACAAACTGACTCTCGAACGATTCTTGATGGCGGAGGCGCTGAAAAATTATTAGGACGAGGGGATATGCTGTTCATACCAATTGGAGCATCGAAACCAGTTCGTGTACAAGGTGCATTTTTATCAGATGATGAAGTGGAAAGAGTTGTGGAATATGTTGTTGGACAACAAAAAGCGCAATATCAAGAGGACATGATTCCACAGGATGTACCAGAAACAAGACAAGAAGTAGAAGATGAATTATATGATGAAGCGGTTCAGCTTGTTGTAGAAATGCAGACGGCTTCTGTTTCTATGTTACAACGTAGATTCCGAGTGGGATATACACGTGCGGCGCGTTTAATTGATGCGATGGAGATGAATGGTGTAGTTGGACCTTATGAAGGTAGTAAGCCGAGAGAAGTTTTGATTAAAGATATACAAGAAAAAAGTTCTTAA
- a CDS encoding YlzJ-like family protein: MILYTIMPEQLVYQADYSQYEQQKIVNVNGVEMIVSEEGSQYYSVVRVLSTNPSHYLQYEPGQKITF, encoded by the coding sequence ATGATTTTGTATACAATTATGCCAGAGCAACTTGTTTATCAGGCTGATTATTCACAGTATGAACAACAAAAAATAGTGAATGTAAATGGAGTAGAGATGATTGTATCTGAAGAGGGTAGTCAATATTATTCCGTTGTTCGTGTGCTAAGTACAAATCCATCCCACTACTTACAGTATGAACCAGGCCAGAAAATAACCTTTTAG
- a CDS encoding ClpP family protease, with the protein MTERDGLTNEEKEAEPKEDSKEASVIEKIQQLGQTNVPQMNESRIHCLTIVGQVEGHVQLPPQNKTTKYEHVIPQIVAIEQNPKIEGLLLLLNTVGGDVEAGLAISEMVASLSKPTVSLVLGGGHSIGVPIAVSTDYSFIAETATMTIHPVRLTGLVIGVPQTFEYLDKMQERVIRFVTKHSKVTEDRFKELMFAKGNLTRDIGTNVIGIDAVKYGLIDDVGGIGDAIRKLNELIDMRTDGNQDGKLLQ; encoded by the coding sequence ATGACAGAACGTGATGGTTTAACAAATGAGGAAAAAGAAGCAGAACCGAAAGAGGATTCAAAAGAGGCGTCAGTAATAGAAAAAATCCAACAACTTGGTCAAACGAATGTTCCACAAATGAATGAATCGCGTATTCACTGCTTAACGATTGTTGGACAAGTAGAAGGACATGTACAGCTTCCACCGCAAAATAAAACGACGAAATATGAACATGTAATTCCACAAATTGTGGCAATTGAGCAAAATCCAAAAATTGAAGGGTTACTTTTATTGCTAAATACTGTTGGTGGTGATGTTGAAGCTGGGTTGGCAATCTCTGAAATGGTAGCTTCATTATCGAAGCCAACTGTATCTTTGGTTTTAGGTGGAGGGCACTCGATAGGTGTGCCAATTGCAGTGTCAACAGATTATTCGTTTATTGCTGAAACTGCAACGATGACGATTCATCCAGTTCGTCTGACGGGTCTTGTTATTGGTGTGCCGCAAACATTTGAGTATTTGGATAAAATGCAAGAACGTGTAATTCGATTTGTAACAAAACACTCAAAAGTGACGGAAGATCGTTTTAAAGAGCTTATGTTTGCGAAGGGAAATTTAACACGAGATATTGGAACAAATGTAATTGGAATAGATGCAGTAAAGTATGGCCTTATAGATGATGTCGGTGGTATCGGGGATGCGATTCGAAAGTTGAATGAATTAATAGACATGCGAACAGATGGAAATCAAGACGGGAAGTTGCTGCAATGA
- a CDS encoding ribonuclease J, with the protein MKRKEIDSVKVFALGGVGEIGKNMYCVEIDSEIFIVDAGLMFPGDEMFGIDIVIPDITYLVENQERVKGLFITHGHEDHIGGIVYVLRKLSIPVYATKLTVGLIQEKLGEAGMLGRVDLKTIDSNSAVEFNTTTVSFFGTTHSIPDSVGVCFHTSQGAIVYTGDFKFDQTPIGNSGADLGKMAQIGNEGVLCLLSDSTNAERPGYTGSEKEVGIEISKVFYNAEGRIIVASFASNVHRIQQVFDAAAETGRKVAVVGRSMVKVVDIARRLGYLDVPDGMVISLQEVDNFPEKKVAILTTGSQGEPMAALSRMAKQAHKQISIRKGDTVIIAASPIPGNEISVSKIIDLLFRAGAEVVYYGERKVHVSGHGSQEELKLMLNLMKPKYFIPVHGEFRMQKAHAYLAEDVGVLKENIFIVEKGDVIAFEGEEAKQAGKVQAGNVLIDGLGVGDVGNIVLRDRKMLSQDGILVVVVTLGKDEKKIISGPEIISRGFVYVRESEALIERSTDIVRTIVEQSIKEYSIEWSMLKQNIRELLGQFLYEETKRKPMILPIIMEV; encoded by the coding sequence ATGAAGAGAAAAGAGATTGATTCTGTAAAGGTATTTGCTCTTGGTGGAGTAGGTGAAATCGGGAAAAATATGTATTGTGTGGAAATTGATTCCGAAATTTTTATTGTGGATGCAGGATTGATGTTCCCGGGAGACGAAATGTTTGGAATTGATATTGTTATCCCTGACATTACATATTTAGTAGAAAATCAAGAGCGAGTAAAAGGTTTATTTATTACACATGGTCATGAAGATCATATTGGTGGAATTGTTTATGTGCTGCGCAAACTTTCCATCCCGGTGTATGCAACGAAGTTAACGGTAGGTCTTATACAAGAAAAACTCGGTGAAGCGGGGATGCTAGGCCGTGTAGACTTAAAAACAATTGATTCGAATTCGGCTGTAGAATTTAATACGACAACGGTTTCATTCTTTGGAACAACACACAGTATCCCAGATTCTGTTGGTGTGTGCTTCCATACATCACAAGGAGCCATTGTATATACAGGAGATTTTAAATTTGACCAAACACCAATTGGCAACAGTGGGGCAGACCTTGGAAAGATGGCGCAAATTGGAAATGAAGGCGTTCTTTGTCTGTTATCAGATAGTACAAATGCTGAACGTCCTGGTTACACGGGGTCTGAAAAAGAAGTTGGTATAGAAATTTCAAAAGTATTTTATAATGCAGAAGGACGTATCATCGTTGCTTCTTTCGCATCTAATGTACATCGTATTCAACAAGTATTTGATGCAGCTGCTGAAACAGGCCGTAAAGTGGCCGTTGTAGGTCGTAGTATGGTAAAAGTGGTAGATATTGCAAGGCGTCTTGGATATTTAGACGTTCCAGATGGTATGGTTATTTCATTGCAAGAGGTAGATAATTTCCCGGAGAAGAAGGTAGCGATTTTAACAACTGGTAGTCAAGGGGAACCGATGGCAGCTCTTTCAAGAATGGCAAAGCAAGCTCATAAACAAATTTCAATCCGTAAAGGAGACACAGTTATCATTGCAGCTTCTCCAATTCCGGGAAATGAAATATCAGTATCTAAAATTATTGATTTATTATTTAGGGCTGGTGCAGAAGTTGTTTATTATGGAGAAAGAAAAGTTCATGTTTCGGGTCATGGTAGTCAAGAAGAATTGAAATTGATGCTGAATTTAATGAAACCGAAATATTTTATACCCGTACACGGCGAATTTCGTATGCAAAAAGCACATGCGTATTTGGCGGAAGATGTTGGTGTCTTGAAAGAAAACATTTTTATTGTAGAAAAGGGCGATGTAATTGCTTTTGAGGGCGAAGAGGCAAAGCAAGCTGGTAAGGTACAAGCGGGTAATGTTCTTATTGATGGATTAGGTGTAGGCGATGTCGGAAATATTGTCTTGCGTGATCGTAAGATGTTATCACAAGACGGAATTTTAGTCGTTGTTGTAACGCTTGGAAAAGATGAGAAAAAGATCATCTCTGGACCAGAAATTATTTCGCGTGGTTTTGTGTATGTTCGTGAATCTGAAGCGTTAATCGAAAGGTCTACAGATATTGTACGTACAATTGTTGAACAGTCCATTAAAGAGTATTCTATTGAATGGTCCATGCTAAAACAAAATATTCGTGAATTATTAGGACAGTTTCTGTATGAGGAAACGAAGAGAAAACCGATGATTTTACCAATTATCATGGAAGTATAA
- the dapA gene encoding 4-hydroxy-tetrahydrodipicolinate synthase — protein sequence MIDFGTIATAMVTPFDKNGNVDFAKTTKLVNYLIDNGTTAIVVGGTTGESPTLSSEEKVALYRHVVSVVDKRVPVIAGTGSNNTHASIELTKKATEVGVDAIMLVAPYYNKPSQEGMYQHFKTIAESTELPVMLYNVPGRSIVQISVDTVVRLSEIQNIVAIKDAGGDVLTMTEIIEKTADDFAVYSGDDGLTLPAMAVGAKGIISVASHVIGNEMQEMIAAFQAGDFKKAQKLHQLLVKVTNALFMAPSPTPVKTALQMVGLDVGSVRLPLLPLTEEERLTLQEVIQSIPR from the coding sequence ATGATAGATTTTGGGACAATTGCGACAGCGATGGTAACACCGTTTGATAAAAATGGAAACGTCGATTTTGCAAAGACAACTAAATTGGTAAATTATTTAATTGATAACGGTACAACAGCAATCGTGGTAGGAGGAACAACCGGAGAGTCTCCTACATTGTCATCAGAAGAAAAAGTAGCGTTATATCGCCATGTTGTATCTGTTGTCGATAAAAGGGTGCCCGTAATCGCTGGAACAGGTAGTAATAATACACATGCTTCTATCGAATTAACGAAGAAAGCTACAGAAGTTGGTGTCGATGCAATTATGTTAGTGGCGCCGTATTATAATAAACCGAGTCAAGAAGGCATGTATCAGCATTTTAAAACAATTGCTGAAAGTACAGAACTTCCGGTTATGCTATATAATGTTCCAGGACGATCTATTGTACAAATCTCCGTTGATACAGTTGTTCGTTTATCAGAAATACAAAACATTGTTGCAATTAAAGATGCTGGCGGCGATGTATTAACAATGACAGAAATTATTGAAAAAACAGCGGACGACTTTGCTGTATACAGCGGTGATGATGGTTTAACGTTACCAGCTATGGCAGTTGGAGCTAAAGGTATTATTTCTGTTGCATCTCATGTGATTGGAAATGAAATGCAAGAAATGATTGCGGCATTCCAAGCAGGAGATTTCAAAAAAGCACAGAAATTGCATCAGTTACTTGTCAAAGTGACAAATGCATTATTTATGGCGCCGAGCCCAACTCCAGTCAAAACAGCGTTACAAATGGTTGGATTAGACGTAGGATCTGTACGTCTTCCACTTCTTCCATTAACAGAAGAAGAACGATTAACATTACAAGAAGTAATCCAATCGATTCCTCGCTAA
- the dapG gene encoding aspartate kinase, with translation MKIIVQKFGGTSVRDENGRKHALHHIKKALDAGYKVVTVVSAMGRKGEPYATDTLLSLVNQQESSISKREQDLLLSCGELISAIVFSNMLNENGVKAAALNGAQAGFVTNDDFTNAKIIEMNCDRIHGELQNVDAVVVTGFQGRTKEGDTTTLGRGGSDTSASALGVALQAEYIDIFTDVEGVMTADPRIVKDARHLQNVTYNEICNMAYQGAKVVHPRAVEIAMHAKVPLRVRSTYSDSEGTLIAAYDGATKGRDVEERPVTGIAHVSNVTQIKVLAKDGSYDLQKHVFKEMANEGISVDLINISPTGVAYTVNDNVSSRAVEVLHKLGYDPIVTEHCAKVSIVGAGMAGIPGVTAKIVTALAEKGVQILQSADSHTTIWVLVKEVDLVEAVNALHSAFELSKEKQLEQ, from the coding sequence ATGAAAATTATTGTTCAAAAATTTGGTGGTACATCGGTACGTGATGAAAACGGACGTAAGCATGCGCTTCACCATATTAAAAAAGCATTAGATGCTGGTTATAAAGTAGTTACGGTTGTATCAGCTATGGGACGTAAAGGTGAACCATATGCAACGGATACATTATTAAGTCTTGTAAATCAACAGGAATCTAGCATTTCAAAACGTGAGCAAGATTTATTATTATCATGCGGAGAATTAATCTCGGCAATCGTCTTTTCAAATATGCTAAATGAAAATGGTGTGAAAGCAGCAGCACTAAATGGTGCACAAGCTGGTTTTGTAACAAATGATGATTTTACGAATGCAAAGATTATTGAAATGAATTGTGATCGTATACATGGAGAGTTACAAAACGTAGATGCTGTTGTTGTTACTGGATTCCAAGGGCGAACTAAAGAAGGCGATACGACAACACTTGGACGCGGAGGTAGTGATACTTCAGCTTCAGCACTAGGTGTTGCGCTTCAAGCTGAATATATCGATATTTTTACTGATGTAGAAGGTGTGATGACTGCTGATCCAAGGATTGTAAAGGATGCGCGTCATCTTCAAAACGTAACATATAATGAAATTTGCAACATGGCTTATCAAGGTGCAAAAGTTGTTCATCCGCGCGCCGTTGAAATTGCAATGCATGCAAAAGTACCACTTCGTGTGCGCTCCACGTACTCTGATAGTGAAGGGACACTTATTGCTGCATATGATGGTGCTACAAAAGGCCGTGACGTAGAAGAACGACCTGTTACAGGTATCGCTCACGTATCAAACGTGACGCAAATTAAAGTGCTTGCAAAAGACGGATCGTATGATTTACAAAAGCATGTTTTTAAAGAGATGGCAAATGAAGGAATTAGTGTAGACTTAATTAACATTTCGCCTACAGGTGTGGCTTATACAGTAAATGATAATGTATCAAGTCGTGCTGTTGAAGTTCTTCATAAGCTTGGATATGATCCGATCGTGACGGAGCACTGTGCAAAAGTATCTATTGTAGGAGCTGGAATGGCAGGTATTCCAGGGGTTACTGCGAAAATTGTCACAGCATTGGCAGAAAAAGGTGTTCAAATTTTACAATCGGCAGATAGTCATACGACTATTTGGGTGCTTGTAAAAGAAGTAGATTTAGTGGAAGCTGTGAATGCATTGCATAGTGCGTTTGAGCTTTCAAAAGAAAAGCAACTGGAACAATAA